The following proteins come from a genomic window of Alnus glutinosa chromosome 10, dhAlnGlut1.1, whole genome shotgun sequence:
- the LOC133879666 gene encoding RGS1-HXK1-interacting protein 1, giving the protein MATVAESSEPNPTPPQPPRSDDPIGKHSMMKTLGETTPWIEYAVQQAQLVQETVESTIEASKSRLSQIMSTSSTHFHQTIDSLEDLKSKYAAYEDMVFGQIKDLCAKGVVTVTSHPLITTGGVAAGLGFMVLKGPRRVLYYKFLHLFESEETLLLKANRQVEGLRRSLNDLKDKSEKLEKSTLHAEEILIRGRTKLRGAGKQIQGVIRSAYKIERQAGGLKDIIGELPRASQFQSQVSNLASEAKRERNALTKEITKISNYGISV; this is encoded by the exons ATGGCGACGGTTGCAGAGTCATCGGAACCGAACCCAACACCACCACAACCACCGCGCAGCGACGATCCTATAGGCAAACACAGCATGATGAAAACCCTTGGCGAAACGACGCCGTGGATCGAGTACGCAGTCCAACAAGCCCAGCTCGTCCAAGAGACCGTCGAGTCCACAATCGAAGCCTCCAAGTCCCGCCTCTCCCAAATCATGTCCACTTCCTCTACCCATTTCCACCAGACCATC GATTCTTTGGAAGATCTCAAGTCTAAGTATGCTGCTTATGAGGATATGGTATTTGGACAGATTAAAG ATTTGTGTGCAAAAGGAGTTGTTACTGTGACTTCACATCCGTTGATTACTACTGGTGGGGTTGCCGCTGGTTTGGGATTTATGGTACTGAAAG GGCCACGGCGTGTCTTGTACTATAAATTCTTGCACCTTTTTGAGAGTGAAGAG ACCTTACTTCTCAAAGCTAATCGGCAGGTAGAGGGGTTGCGGAGATCACTTAATGACCTAAAAGATAAAAGTGAAAAGTTAGAG aagagCACATTACACGCAGAAGAGATATTGATACGTGGAAGGACAAAACTCAG AGGAGCAGGGAAACAGATTCAAGGTGTAATCCGCTCAGCTTATAAGATCGAAAGACAAGCAGGAG GATTAAAAGATATTATTGGAGAACTTCCTAGAGCATCTCAATTTCAGTCACAG GTTTCTAACCTTGCTTCTGAGGCAAAGCGAGAAAGGAATGCTTTGACCAAGGAGATCACAAAAATCAGTAATTATGGAATCTCGGTTTGA